The following is a genomic window from Methanolinea sp..
CGTGTGCGTCGTCACTTCCCTCCCGTAGCCGGGAATGTCCCGGGGAGATATCCCCCTCCTCGCGAGCTCGAAATCAAGCAGGATTCGCGTGCCCGAGCCCTTCTGCCTGTTCACGAAGGTTTTCCCGGGAATCTCGTCGAGGGAGAGCCCTGTCCGCGAGATGATGCCCTGCTCCCTCTCCGCGACGCAGACGAGTTCGACCTCCATTCCCGGGAGGTACTTCTCGATGAAGGGGACATTGTACTCCCCCGACTCGGAGAGGAGGTGCACCGGCGCGGCGTGGCAGTATCCTCCCCGGAGGGCGAGGAGTCCCCCCATGCTCCCGGCATGCGCCGAGAATACCCTCGTCCCCCGGCACGCGAGCATGTCCGCGAGCCAGTCGAGCGCGGGGTCGTGGCTCCCCGTGACGACGAGCGCCGCGCGCGCCTCGTCCGTCCCCGTGGCCAGGTGCACGTCGACCTTCTCTCCCGCCCGGTACCCCTCGACAGAGGCGGGGATGCAGACGTGCCCATTCGACCGGACGGCACTCATCTGGATCCCCGATCCCCGGGGGAGGGGAATCGCGACCCATTCCCCCCGGACGTTCCCGCACGCGACGAGGACGAACTCGTCCACGCCCGCCTCGGAGGGCAGCGTGGAAGCGAGCCTCGCCTCGACTGTCGAGTGCCCAAAGACCGGGATCCCAGAGACCGTGAGGAGGTGGGCCACGATCTCCCTTAGGACCGTGAGGGCAGAGAGGGGGTACCCCGGGAGACCGATGACGGGGACCTGCCCGACAGCCCCGACGATGACCGGCTTTCCCGGTTTCATCGCGACGCCGTGGACGATGACCTCCCCGAGCTCGGAGATGACTTCCGCCGTGAAGTCCCGCGTTCCCGCCGAGGAACCGGCGGAGACGATGACGAGGTCGTTTTCTCCCGCGGCTCGCGCGAGGGCTTCGCGGATGAGGGCCGGGTCGTCCCTCACCGGGGGATACCGCGTGCAGACCCCGCCGTGCGCCGAGAGGAACGCCTCCGCGAGGCGCGTGTTACTCTCCACGACCTGTCCCGGCCCCGGCCTCGTCCCGGGCTGGACGAGTTCGTTCCCCGTCGGGATGAGACCCGCCCGGAACGACCTCACCGGGACGTGGGTGATGCCGTAGGTGGCGAGGGCGCCGACGTCCTGTGGCCGGACCCTGTGCCCGGAGGGGAGGATCATCTCGGACTCCGCGATGTCCTCCCCCGGGGGACGGATGTTCTGCCACGGGCTCGCCGGTCTCCTGACGAGGTAAGCGTCCCCTTCCCTCCAGACTTCCTCGACCATGATGACCGCGTCGTACCCCGGCGGAATGACATTCCCCGTGTTGACCGGCACGGCATCCATGAGAACCACGGGTGACTGCTCGGACGCCCCGGCAGTGTCGGCACTCCTGACGCAGATCCCGTCCATAGCCGCGAGGTGTTCGCCCGGTACCGAGTAGGCGGCAAAGAGGGGCCGGGCCGTCACGAGGCCGACTGCCTCCCCGAGGGGAACGAGCGTCTCCCTCCACCTGACAGGCACTCCCGACAGTGCCCTCCTCGCGTCGCCGAGCGAGACCACCGAGAGGAATCTCTTTACCACAGGATCACCTCGACGACCTCCCCCGACTCCAATCCCTCCCGCTCCGCGGGGATGCGCACGATGCCGTCCGACTCCGCGAGTGTATTCAGGAGACCCGATTTTCCGAAAACGGGGTATGCCCTGCCCCCTTCGAGCCGGACCCTCACGTAGTCCTCGCGGCCCCGCGCGGAGGGGACGTGTTCCCCGAGGACTGCCGTCGCGGTCCGTTCGATGCGGGCGGTCTCTCCCGCGAGCGCGCAGAGGAGCGGCCTTGCGACGCGGTCGAGCACGACGAGTGCCGATGCCGGGTGACCGGGGAGCCCCACGACGGGTTTCCCCCGGCACCTCCCGATGATCGTGGGTTTCCCCGGTGAGATCGCGATCCCGTGGACGAGAACCTCGCCCATTTCCCCGATGAGGGCTGCGGTGTGGTCCCTCTCGTCCTTGCTGCTCCCGCCTGAGAGGATGACCGCGTCGTTCTCGCCGAGTGCCTTGTCAAGGGCGTACCGGAGTCTCTCCCTCTCATCCGGGACGATCCCGTACGTCCTCGCCGCGCACCCTGCCTGCGCGAGGTACGCGGCGATCATCGGCCCGTTGCTGTCCCTCACCCAGCCCGGCGCGGGAATTTCTCGGGCATCCACGAGCTCGTTCCCGGTGGATATCACCCCCACGCGCGGGACGCGGAAGACGGGGACCGAAGTGCAGCCCACGGCGGCGAGAACACCGCAGTCCGCCGGCCGGATCCTCCGTCCCGCCCGCAGTGCCGGTCTATCGCGGGAGAAATCCTCTCCCCTCCGCACGATGTTCTCCCCTCGCCCCACGGGTCTCTTCACGAGGACCTGGTCCCCGATGGCCTCGCAGTCCTCGACCATCACGACCGCGTCCGCGCCCGCCGGGATCGCTCCCCCCGTGGGAACGTACGCGCACGTCCCCTCCCGCACGTGAATCCGGGGTTCTTCCCCCATCCTCACCGTCCCCACGAGTGCGAGGAGGGAGGGAACCGCGTCCCCCGCCCCGGCGGTATCAGAGGCGAGCACCGCGTACCCGTCCACGGTGGAGCGGTGAAACGCCGGGATATCCATGTCAGGGAAGACATCCCGCGCGAGCACCCTCCCGAGTGCCTCCCCTAGCGGGACCTCTTCGGGGGGAGGGGGGACCGCGATCCCGCGCGCGACGCGTACCGCCTCGGCGACGGGAACTGTCCGGAGAAAGAGGCTCATTTGAAGCAGCCGAGCTGGCAGGCACGGATCTTGATGCCGTGGGCGTTACAGTACTTCCCGATGTCCATCCTCGGGATCCCGTACTTCTCCGAGAGGGCGAATGCCTCGGGACACCTGATCTCCTTTCCAATCCCCTCTTTCTCGAATGCATCCCGAATCCTTTCTTCGTCCATCATCCTGTACTTCGGGCGCGAATGGTATAAAAATGGTCGATGCCCCCCGCCGAGTACACTAAACCGCCCTGAACGCCGGTCCCACGCGTCAGGGGAAAAAGGGAGAGGTGCACGCGGGGAGGAGTTGCGGCGGCGTGCACCCGGGAAAAAAGCGACCGAGGGATGTCCCGTGCCCTCTCCCATGCCTCGCGCGTGCCCCACGCTTCAACCCTTCCCCCGTGCGGCGAGGAGGGCAGCCGCGGCAGACGAGAGGAGCACCGGCAGGACCGCGAGGGGAGACCTCGCCGGGGACGTTGGCGGCGCGGGCTCGAGGGTTGCCTGCAGGTCTATCGTCTCTCCCTTCGCGGGATACCGGTCGATCGTCCCGGTGAAGGGGAGGTACCCTTTCATAGTAACCGTGTACGTCCTGTACGGCGTCGCGGTGGTGTATACAGGCACGGTGAGGATACCGTTCGCGATGTACCCCACGTGGGTCCCGTCGAATGATACTGCCGCGCCGTCGACGTTGCAGTGGACCGTGATCCACCCCATGTCCCCGCCCACGAGTGGCGGCCTCGTCTGCGGCGCGGGAACCAGCGTCACTTGGAGGTCGTACGTCTCGCCCTTCCCGGGGACACCGGGGACAATCGCGGTGAAAGCCGTGTATCCCTCGGCCTGCACCGAGTACATCCTGGAGGGTGTACCGGCCGTGTGGACCGGAACCACGAGGACGCCGCCCCGTATCTCGCCCTTATAGTCCCCGTCGAAGTAGACCTTCGCGCCGTCGACGTTGCAGTGGACGGCATACCATGCCTGTTCTTCCCCGGCAGGGGATTCCGCGCCTGCAAAGAACGGTGCGAGGGAGAGGCACGCGACGAAGAAGACCACGAAAACCCTGGCACTCGCGTTCAATCGCCATCACCACATGACCATCGCCTTTCCCCGTTTTAATGGATTCCCCCCGGGGAGCGGCATTCCCGGGCGAGGGCCCCCCTCCCCGCGCAGGGTCCGCACGGGGAGGAAGGCCCGCTGCTTCTCCCCACACGTCCTCCCGTCCACGACCCGGCCGGAACGCGAGGCACGGGGAAGCAGTGGGCGGTGCCGGAGTTTCCCCGCGGGATTCGCGCGCGTGGAGACCGGGGACAGAAGGAGCAAAAATTGCAATCTTTTTTTGTATCGGGGCCCGATGCTGCGTCTGACGCCACCTTTACATCCCCGGGTGGACCATAGGTAATGCGGTGGCATCATGGCACGCGGTGCGGGACCGACCCTCGTCAGGGCCGGCAAGGCCCGGCGATCGGGCAGGGGAATCGCCCTCGTCCTCGAGGCAGGCACTTTTTACGTGACAGAGGAAGAGCTCGCGCACCTCGCGTCGGGCGGGAACGCGGCGGTCGTCAACGGGCAGGGGGAGGGGGAAGGGTACGCGTGGCTCTCCCCGGTCCTCGCGGCAAGGAAACGCGAGCTCATGGTCCTCGTCGACGACAGGCTCTTCTGCATCGGGACGAGGCACGTGGCAGCCCTCCTGCAGAGGGAGAGGAATGCCGTCCCGGTCCGGGAATACAGGGGGAACGCGGGTGACGTGCATCCCCGCGGCGGGAATCGCACCGGAAAATCGTGCGTCTCGTGCCCGGTGCGAAGGGAAGCGCTGCCGTGAAATGGCCTTCCCGCGGGACCCCTTTTTCACCCATTTTTGCGCCGGGGAGTTCCGCGGGGTGCAACCCTGCGCGGTGTTTCCACCCGGCGATACGAATATGTGCGACACTACACCTCTATCTATCATGCCGAGGTGGGGAGTGGACCGCGATGCGGGTATTGCTCGTCGACGATGATCCTTTGCTCCCGGATCTCGTCCAGAGGTTCCTCGAGGACGAGGACGTGGAGGTCGAGGCCGCGGGGACGGGTTCCGAGGCGCTCGAGCGGCTCTCCCGTTCCCGGTTCGACGCGGTCGTGATAGATTACGAGCTGCCCGGCATGAGCGGGATCGACCTCCTCCAGATGATAAGGCGGCAGGGCGACGAGATCCCGGTTGTCATCTTCACGGGCAGGAGCAGGGAGGAAGTCGCGATAAAGGCCCTCAACTACGGTGCCGACTACTACCTCCAGAAGAAGGGGGACCCGAAGATCAACTTCCTCGAGCTCTTCTACATGGTCCGCGAAGCCGCAAGGAGGCACGAGGCGAGGCTCGCCCTGCGGGAGAGCGAGCGGAGGTTCCGCGAGTCGCTCGAGAACGCCCACCTGATCGCTTTCCAGCTCGACGCGGACCAGAAGATCACCTTCTGCAACGATTACTTCCTCGGGGTCACAAAGTACGGCAGGGACGACCTCCTCGGAAGGCCTTTCCCAGAGGCGTGCGTTCCCCCGAGGGACAGGCCGAAAGTGTCCCAGCTCTTCCACGCAGCGCTGCGGGGCGATCCCGATACCACGTACTTCACGTGCAGCATCCTGACGGCGGAGGGGGAGGAGAGGCGGATCGCCCTGAATAACACGCCGCTCCGGGACACAAGCGGGAATCCCGTCGGGCTCTCGTGCCTGGGAGAGGACATCACGGAGAGGGAGCGGATAGAGGAGGAGAAGGCCGAGTCGGAGGAGAGGCTGAAGGTTTTCTTCGAGTACGCCCCGTTCCCCTATTACATCATGGACCTCCGGGGGACTTTCCTCGACGGGAACCACGCGGCCGAGATCTTCGTCGGTTACCCTAGGAAGGAGCTCGCGGGGAAGAATTTCCTCGAGGCGGGCCTCCTCTGCCAGGAAGACATCCCGCGGGCGATCGCCCTCCTCGCGAAACACGTCAAGGGCGAGGCGACGGGCCCGGAGGAGTTCACGCTCGTGCGCAAGGACGGGAGCCTCGTCGTGGCCGAGGTGAGGAACCAGCCCGTGAAGGTGAAGGGGCAGACACTCGTCCTCGGATCTGCCCACGACGTGACGGGGAGGCACATCGCGGAAGAGTCGCTTCGCCGCGCGAACGCGAAGCTCACACTCCTCAACATCATCACGCGCCACGACATCCTCAACACCGTCACCGCGCTCCTCCTCTACATCGAGCTCCTCAAGGAGGGCGTGCTGGATGCATCCCAGAAGGAGACCCTCGCGAAGATCGAGATCCTCGCCCAGACCATCAAGCGGCAGGTGGAATTCACGAAGATCTACCAGGACATCGGGGTGGGAAAGCCCCAGTGGCAGGCGATCGGACCGATCCTCGAGCGGGAGAAAAATGCGCTCTCGGGCTCGGGTGTCGCCGTCTCCATCGATACGGGGAACATCGAGGTCTACGCCGACCCCCTCCTCGAGCACGTGATCCACAACCTCTTTGACAATTCACTCAGGCACGGCGGCGGCGTCACGTCGATATGGATCTCTGCCCTCCAGGACGACGCGGGACTGAAGATCGTGTACGAGGACAACGGGCAGGGCATCCCCCCCCGCGAGAAGGAAGACATTTTCCGGAGGGGTTACGGGAAGAACACCGGCTACGGCCTCTTCCTCGCGCGGGAGATCCTCGAGAGCACAGGACTTTCCATCAAGGAGACGGGGATCTTCGGGAAAGGGGCACGCTTCGAGATAAGGGTACCCGATGGGCACTTCCGCATCTCTGGCACGGGCGCGGAAACCGGTGCCGCGGACGTCCCCGGAGAGGAACGGGGGCAGAAGGCGGGATAGGGAGAGGGTTGGTTTCCCTAGCGGAAGTCGAGGTCGAGGATGTAGCCCTCGATGAAGTACCCATCGGGACGGAGCGTGGGGAACCCCCTCTCCATGACCCGCCTCTCTTCCGCCGGCCTGCGCTGCAGGACGTACCTGACCTCGTATTCCTTTGCCTTCCGGAATGCCTCTGACCGTGCGTGTCTGACCTTCTCCCTGTCTTCCGGGTGGACCCACCCGAGGATGTCGTGCTTCTGGACCTTTCCACGGCAGAGGGATGCGGGCAGGAACGTCGAGGCGGCATCCCCCGCGAGAACGGAGGCTTCTGCATCCCCTTCCTTCTGCCAGAACAGCGCGCAGGGGAGCTTCTCCAGGAGGATGTGCAGGTACCGGCAGCGTTCCTTCTCCTCGCGGTCCTCCGACCTCGCGGAGATCAGGTTCCTGACCTTCTTCACGACGTCCGCGACCTGTCCGCGGACATCCGGGCTCTTCTCGAGGTAGAGGTCGGCGCCGAAGTTGAGGGCATCGATCACGACATCCTCGCGCCCCTTGCCCGTGAATATGATGAAGGGGGTATCGTCGCCGAGGGCCTTGACGCGCTTCATGAACTCGATGCCGTTCATGCCCGGCATCGCGTAGTCGGAGATGATCGCGTCGAACTTCTGGTTTTTCAGGATCTCGAGGGCCTCGTCCCCCGACGTCGCGGTGGTGACACGTATTCCACGTCCCTTCTCGAGGAACATCTTCGTGACCTCGAGAAATTGCACCTCGTCGTCCACGAGAAGAATGGAGATCATCGTCACCCCTTGGAGTACAGCCACTCGCTGCAAGGAGGAAAGTGGACGGTACACTTATTTAAATGAGACGGATCCCGCGGGAACGGCACGGGAAGTGACCTGCGGGGGAAACCTGCAGGAGAAGTATATATGGGAGTCCCACGTACATCTTGCCATCTGATGGTTCCCGTGCCGGTCATCGAGGTCGAGGAGGGCGAGTTCCGTCTCCACGCCTTCCTCAGGGCATACTGGTACCTCTTCGTCTTCGTCTCGCTCTTCTCGGCACTCACCGTGTTCCTCGCGATATCTTACTCCATCAGCACGGAGATCCCGGTCACGTTCTCGTACGCCGGGGCGCTCTTCGACCTGCGGGTAGTCAGCATGGGTGCATCCCTCCTCATCACGTACCTGGGAGCACTCGCAGTCCTCTGGACGGCATTCGAGAAACCCGCGGGACGCCCGATATTCTATTACTTCATCGGGATCGAGGCATTCAAGAGGCTCCTCCTCGTGGTCCCCCTCGTGACGCTCCTTGTCGCGCTCACGATATGGATATGCAATTTCTACAGGGGCATCCTCACGTACATGTTCTCGATCATCGGATTTTGTGCCGGGCTCGTCGCGTTCTCGACGGTACTCGTCCTCATCAGCAGGACAGCGCGCGTGAAGAACATCATTCTCGCGACGACGGGCTACGCGCTCGCCGTCTTTTTCGCCTCGCTCGCGATCCTCCTCCTCGTCGACATCGGCAAACTCCCGGATTTTCTCGGCCCGGTCATCCTCTTCATCCTCGCGATGGGGATCGCGTCCGTGTTCTTCATCGTCGCGACACTCATCTTCGAGATCCTCATCCCTTCGCTTAGAGGCGGCAAGTAAACCTTTTCCGGTACAATTTCCGGCAGTTTGAATACGTGTGTGCCCCGGGGGATCTCGGCGGGGGAAAAGAATTCATGCGATCAGGTTCAAAAGGGGTGGATGGTGATTTTGCTGTGAAAACCCTCGCGCGACCCATCGTCCTGTCCGTCCTCGTGCTTGGAGCGCTCTGCGGGTGCGCGGAAGCGGGATGTTTCTACCTCGGTATTGCTGACAGCGGCAGGACCGTGCACGCTTTCCCCGGCGACAGCCTATTCCTGTCGCTTCCCGAGAACCCCTCGACGGGATACCGGTGGGACCTCGACGTCTCGGGAGTCGTCGAGCTCGTCAGGAGTTCGTACAGGCCACCGGACTCGCGCCTCCTCGGGGCACCGGGAACCCGCACGTGGCACTTCGTCGTGAAGAGGACGGGGGAGGGAGAGATCTCCGCGGTGTACCGCCGGCCGTGGGAGCCCGGGGAGATTGCGGGCAATTTCGTCCTCCATGTCATTGCGCGGTCTCCCGGCGTGTCCCCCGGGATAGTGCAGGACGAATCGTTCAGGAAGAAGTTCGAGGCCATCACTGGGGGAATCTCGCTCTCCCACTTCGGGAAGGTGCGATACCCGTAGGGAATGCGTCCACGGGCACCGCGTGATTCGCAACTGCACCGGAATCGCGCGTGCGCGGGAAGACGCGGGGGTTTCGAAAGCTTGGGCGGTACTCCACGGTCGCACCTGAAATGGGAACATTGACTCGTGCCGCAGGGACGGACGCGCCGCCTGCACCGGGGAGGATACCGGGAAAATAACCGGGACCGGGCTTACCGGCGCGTGCAGCACGGGCAGTCGTCCTGCGTCCCGAACACTCCACACCCCCGCGAGTCGCGTATTTTGGAAAGGGTTTTTTACCCGCCTGCCGCGGCAGGTTCCCGCACATCGGCGTGTCGCATGCGCATCGTGGCCCTCGCGGCGAGACGTGCCACTCTCACAGGCTCTGGGAGTCGCCCGTCGAGGGTGAAGTCCCTGCAGAGCCTCGTCGCGTCGGGGAGATCGAGGCCGAAAGGCCGGAGGTGCACCACGTGGCCCGAGGGGAGCGTGACGGGGCACGGCCTCCCGAGTGCATCGTAGGCGGAGAGGCGCGCGGTGTCCCCGGGGAAGAGGGCTTCGATCTTGTCGCGTATCCCCTCGGAGTGCCGGTAGGTGACGACGACGACGGGGAGCCCGGTCACCCTGTGCACCTCCGCGGGGTCAATGATATTGTACCACGCGATGATGCAGCCGCCGAGGAAGATGCAGTTGATGTCGCGCCTCCCGAGTGCACGGTATATCCTCATGACGCCCTCCGTCGCATCCATCCCCCCCACGGTTATCCCCGCGAACGCGACACCGTCGACCCTCAGGTCCTTCCTCATCACGATGCCGCAAAGGACGGAAGTGGTGCGGGACGAGAAGCTCTCCGCGATGCCGAGGACCCGCAGCCCCTTCTTCGCGACGTGCATGCAAGTCCTTATGAACGGTGATGGAAAAAAGTATTACCCGGATGGCCATCGCGAGAGACCAGGTCTGCGTGCTCATCCCCACCCTCAACGAGGCCCCCACCATCGGCGGGATCGTCCGCCAGTTCAGGGAGATGGGTTTTCCCCACGTCCTCGTGATGGACGGGCACAGCAGCGACCGGACCCGCGAGATCGCCGCGCGCGAGGGTGCCCGCGTGGAGGTCCAGTCCGGGAAAGGGAAGGGCCAGGCGCTCGTGGAGGCGTTCTCCCTCGTTGAGCAGCCCTACATCCTGATGATCGACGGCGACGGGACCTACGACCCCGCCGACGCAGAGAAGCTCCTCGCGCCCCTCGAGCGGGGTTACGACCACGTCATTGGAGACCGGCTGACCGAGGAGAACAGGGATGCCTTCTCGCGACTGAATCTCTTCGGGAATTACGTCCTCAACCGCCTCTTCAAGACAGCCCACTCGGTCTTCCTCTCCGACATCCTCTCGGGGTACAGGGCCTTCACCCGCGAGTCGGTCCTCCAGTTGAGGTTAAAAGAGGTGGGTTTCGGGATAGAGACCGAGATCTCCGCGGAGGCGGTGAGGAGGGGCCAGAAGATCGCCGTGGTCCCCGTCGGGTACAGGAAACGGAGTGGGACGCCCACGAAGCTCTCTCCCTTCCACGATGGGCTGAAGATCACTGCCACTATCTACAGGCTCGCGAAGATGAGCAACCCCCTCTTTTACTTTGGGCTGATGGGCCTTGCCATCATGGCCGCGGGGTTCCTCATCGGTATCTACATCGTGATCGAGTGGTTGAGACAGGTCGAGCACCTCCCCCTCACGATCCTGACCGTCCTCCTCATCATCGTGGGATTCCAGATATTCATGTTCGGGGTGTTCTCCGACATGATGCTCGCGATGCACCGCGAGGTCCTCGCGGAGATCCGCGGGGGGAGGCAGAGAGAGAAGTGAGCGCGCAGACGCGAGGGGAATGCCCGCGGTTTGCACCCGCAAAATAATCTTTATCTCCGGAGCACGCGAGATATACATACAGGATTTCTCGTGCGATAGTAGTCTAGCGGCAGGACAGGGGCTTCCCAAGCCTCTAACCCGGGTTCGATCCCCGGCTATCGCATTTCTCCGATGGATGTAGTGGAAAAGGATCTCTCTGCCCTCCGCATCATCGCAGAGAACCAGAAGGGAGTTCTCAGGGACATCGCGACGGTCGTTGCCGGCCACGACGGCAACATCCTCATGATCCACCAGGAGATCTTCGACTCCGGGCCGTGGAAGGGTATGGCCGAGATCTACATGGAGTTTGACGGGTGTGCCAATGCCGAGGAACTGGCAAGCCACCTCGTCTCGCTCCCCCACGTCAGGGAAGTGAAGGTCGTCGAGCCTTTCAGCCATATATACGGGACCCGCGTCATCATCATCGGGGGCGGGGCGCAGGTTGCCCAGGTGGCAATGGGCGCGGTCAACGAGGCGGACCGCCACAACATAAGGGGAGAACGCATCTCGGTCGACACGATACCCCTCGTCGGGGAAAAGACCGTCGCGCAGGCCGTCGAGGCAGTCGCGAGGCTCCCCCGGGCCGCGATCCTCGTGCTCGCCGGGTCCCTCATGGGGGGCGAGATCTCGCGGGCGGTGGACAAGGTGAGGGAGGCAGGGATCCCCGTCATCGCCCTGAAGATGGCCGGGAGCGTGCCAAAGCACGCGGACATGGTCGTCACGGACCCCATCCAGGCCGGCGTATTCGCCGTGATGCACGTCAGCAGCAAGGCAGTGTTCGACATCAACAGGGTCAGGGGCAAGGAATTCTAGGGATGGACAGGCTAAAAGAGGCCGCCCGGATCATCAGGCAGGACGGCCTCGTCGTTTACCCGACGGACACGATATACGGCCTCGGCGCGGACGCATTCTCCGACGAGGCGATAAGGAAGGTCTTCGAGGCGAAGAGGAGGCCGTTCTCCCAGCCCATATCCGTCGCGGTGGCGGACATCGAGATGATCTTCGGGATCGCCCGCGTCGACGCGGATGCCCTCCGGTTCATCGAGGAGTTCCTCCCAGGACCGGTCACGGTGGTCATCCCCGCACGCTCCTCCATCCCGTCGTCCCTCACGGGGGGGACGGGGATGATCGGGATACGCATCCCGAACCACCCCGTCGCACTCAGGCTGGTATCACTCGTCGATTCGCCCATAACCGCGACCAGCGCGAACATCCACGGTGCCCGCGACCCCGTGACCCCCGACGAGTGCCACGTGCCACACGACCTCCTCCTCGACGGGGGCAGGCTCTCCGGGACGCCGAGCACCGTCGTCGACCTCAAGAACAGGTGCATCGTCCGGAAGGGGGCGCAGGAAGCGGAAGTTGCTGCCTTCCTCCGCCGGCTGGAGGAGGAATGACGGGGGACAAGCCCATAAGGCTGCGCGACTTCGTCGAGGACACGGGTGGCTGGCTCTACGCGGTCGCTGCGTACGATAACAGGGAGAGGGTAGGGTGCCTCCTCCGGT
Proteins encoded in this region:
- a CDS encoding molybdopterin biosynthesis protein, which translates into the protein MVKRFLSVVSLGDARRALSGVPVRWRETLVPLGEAVGLVTARPLFAAYSVPGEHLAAMDGICVRSADTAGASEQSPVVLMDAVPVNTGNVIPPGYDAVIMVEEVWREGDAYLVRRPASPWQNIRPPGEDIAESEMILPSGHRVRPQDVGALATYGITHVPVRSFRAGLIPTGNELVQPGTRPGPGQVVESNTRLAEAFLSAHGGVCTRYPPVRDDPALIREALARAAGENDLVIVSAGSSAGTRDFTAEVISELGEVIVHGVAMKPGKPVIVGAVGQVPVIGLPGYPLSALTVLREIVAHLLTVSGIPVFGHSTVEARLASTLPSEAGVDEFVLVACGNVRGEWVAIPLPRGSGIQMSAVRSNGHVCIPASVEGYRAGEKVDVHLATGTDEARAALVVTGSHDPALDWLADMLACRGTRVFSAHAGSMGGLLALRGGYCHAAPVHLLSESGEYNVPFIEKYLPGMEVELVCVAEREQGIISRTGLSLDEIPGKTFVNRQKGSGTRILLDFELARRGISPRDIPGYGREVTTHTAVALAVKNGQADAAMGIRSAARAFGLSFVPVAHERYELAVPADMLGDPRVEALLGAVASAEFRAVLERMGGYRTDLTGTRRRVRAGTPPPDSRRQ
- a CDS encoding molybdopterin molybdotransferase MoeA, with the protein product MSLFLRTVPVAEAVRVARGIAVPPPPEEVPLGEALGRVLARDVFPDMDIPAFHRSTVDGYAVLASDTAGAGDAVPSLLALVGTVRMGEEPRIHVREGTCAYVPTGGAIPAGADAVVMVEDCEAIGDQVLVKRPVGRGENIVRRGEDFSRDRPALRAGRRIRPADCGVLAAVGCTSVPVFRVPRVGVISTGNELVDAREIPAPGWVRDSNGPMIAAYLAQAGCAARTYGIVPDERERLRYALDKALGENDAVILSGGSSKDERDHTAALIGEMGEVLVHGIAISPGKPTIIGRCRGKPVVGLPGHPASALVVLDRVARPLLCALAGETARIERTATAVLGEHVPSARGREDYVRVRLEGGRAYPVFGKSGLLNTLAESDGIVRIPAEREGLESGEVVEVILW
- a CDS encoding PAS domain S-box protein; translation: MRVLLVDDDPLLPDLVQRFLEDEDVEVEAAGTGSEALERLSRSRFDAVVIDYELPGMSGIDLLQMIRRQGDEIPVVIFTGRSREEVAIKALNYGADYYLQKKGDPKINFLELFYMVREAARRHEARLALRESERRFRESLENAHLIAFQLDADQKITFCNDYFLGVTKYGRDDLLGRPFPEACVPPRDRPKVSQLFHAALRGDPDTTYFTCSILTAEGEERRIALNNTPLRDTSGNPVGLSCLGEDITERERIEEEKAESEERLKVFFEYAPFPYYIMDLRGTFLDGNHAAEIFVGYPRKELAGKNFLEAGLLCQEDIPRAIALLAKHVKGEATGPEEFTLVRKDGSLVVAEVRNQPVKVKGQTLVLGSAHDVTGRHIAEESLRRANAKLTLLNIITRHDILNTVTALLLYIELLKEGVLDASQKETLAKIEILAQTIKRQVEFTKIYQDIGVGKPQWQAIGPILEREKNALSGSGVAVSIDTGNIEVYADPLLEHVIHNLFDNSLRHGGGVTSIWISALQDDAGLKIVYEDNGQGIPPREKEDIFRRGYGKNTGYGLFLAREILESTGLSIKETGIFGKGARFEIRVPDGHFRISGTGAETGAADVPGEERGQKAG
- a CDS encoding response regulator, coding for MISILLVDDEVQFLEVTKMFLEKGRGIRVTTATSGDEALEILKNQKFDAIISDYAMPGMNGIEFMKRVKALGDDTPFIIFTGKGREDVVIDALNFGADLYLEKSPDVRGQVADVVKKVRNLISARSEDREEKERCRYLHILLEKLPCALFWQKEGDAEASVLAGDAASTFLPASLCRGKVQKHDILGWVHPEDREKVRHARSEAFRKAKEYEVRYVLQRRPAEERRVMERGFPTLRPDGYFIEGYILDLDFR
- a CDS encoding protease inhibitor I42 family protein, with amino-acid sequence MKTLARPIVLSVLVLGALCGCAEAGCFYLGIADSGRTVHAFPGDSLFLSLPENPSTGYRWDLDVSGVVELVRSSYRPPDSRLLGAPGTRTWHFVVKRTGEGEISAVYRRPWEPGEIAGNFVLHVIARSPGVSPGIVQDESFRKKFEAITGGISLSHFGKVRYP
- a CDS encoding DUF99 family protein, encoding MHVAKKGLRVLGIAESFSSRTTSVLCGIVMRKDLRVDGVAFAGITVGGMDATEGVMRIYRALGRRDINCIFLGGCIIAWYNIIDPAEVHRVTGLPVVVVTYRHSEGIRDKIEALFPGDTARLSAYDALGRPCPVTLPSGHVVHLRPFGLDLPDATRLCRDFTLDGRLPEPVRVARLAARATMRMRHADVREPAAAGG
- the aglJ gene encoding S-layer glycoprotein N-glycosyltransferase AglJ: MAIARDQVCVLIPTLNEAPTIGGIVRQFREMGFPHVLVMDGHSSDRTREIAAREGARVEVQSGKGKGQALVEAFSLVEQPYILMIDGDGTYDPADAEKLLAPLERGYDHVIGDRLTEENRDAFSRLNLFGNYVLNRLFKTAHSVFLSDILSGYRAFTRESVLQLRLKEVGFGIETEISAEAVRRGQKIAVVPVGYRKRSGTPTKLSPFHDGLKITATIYRLAKMSNPLFYFGLMGLAIMAAGFLIGIYIVIEWLRQVEHLPLTILTVLLIIVGFQIFMFGVFSDMMLAMHREVLAEIRGGRQREK
- a CDS encoding DUF5612 domain-containing protein, with the protein product MDVVEKDLSALRIIAENQKGVLRDIATVVAGHDGNILMIHQEIFDSGPWKGMAEIYMEFDGCANAEELASHLVSLPHVREVKVVEPFSHIYGTRVIIIGGGAQVAQVAMGAVNEADRHNIRGERISVDTIPLVGEKTVAQAVEAVARLPRAAILVLAGSLMGGEISRAVDKVREAGIPVIALKMAGSVPKHADMVVTDPIQAGVFAVMHVSSKAVFDINRVRGKEF
- a CDS encoding L-threonylcarbamoyladenylate synthase, with translation MDRLKEAARIIRQDGLVVYPTDTIYGLGADAFSDEAIRKVFEAKRRPFSQPISVAVADIEMIFGIARVDADALRFIEEFLPGPVTVVIPARSSIPSSLTGGTGMIGIRIPNHPVALRLVSLVDSPITATSANIHGARDPVTPDECHVPHDLLLDGGRLSGTPSTVVDLKNRCIVRKGAQEAEVAAFLRRLEEE